AGCGAATCACTCAGCGGTCGCCGACCGGCAGCACCGGAAGCACGTCGATGAGATCCGCGCGCGAGCCCGAGGCGCTGACGCGGGCAGCGGCGAGCGCGTCAGTCCAGGCCAGCGAACCCGTGGCGAGACCGAGCCAGGTGGAGGCATCCATCTCCACAACGTTCGGCGGCGTGCCGCGGGTGTGCCGGGGCCCCTCGATCGCCTGCACCGCCCCGAATGGCGGCACGCGGACCTCGACCGAGTTGCCGGGCGCCTGCTCGGCGAGCAACTGCAGCAGATAGCGCACTGCCAGCGCCATTGCCTCCCGGTCGTCGTCGCCCTCGAGTGCCTTGTGCACGGCCGCTACTCCGACGATCTCAACGATCTTCGTCTTGCTCACGCTTCCACGGTACCTGCCCAGATTGGTGGCTGAGACGCCCGGTACGCTGACGAGGTGAAGATTCTCGTGCTTGGATCCGGTGCCCGCGAACACGCCATTGTCAGTGCGTTGCTCAGTGAAGAAGCCGGCCACGAGATCACCGCCGCCCCAGGCAACGCGGGCATCGCCGCGGATGTTCCGGTCGTCGCCCTCGACCCGACGAACGGCGCGATCGTCTCCGAGTACGCGCTCGAGAACGACATCGAGCTCGTCATCATCGGACCGGAGGCGCCGCTGGTGGCCGGGGTCGCCGACGACCTGCGCGGCCGCGGCATCCCGGTATTCGGACCTGGCAAGGCCGCCGCACGGCTCGAGGGGTCCAAGACGTTCGCGAAGCACATCATGGAGACGGCCGGGGTGCCCACCGGCCGCGCCGACCGCGCCGGCACCCTGGATGAGGCGGTGGCACTGCTCGACGGCTTCGGCGCACCGTACGTGGTCAAGGCTGACGGACTCGCCGCCGGCAAGGGCGTCATCGTCACCGATGACCGGGCCGCGGCGGTCGCGCACGCTGAGCACTACCTGCAGCAGGGCTCGATTCTGATCGAAGAGTTCCTCGAGGGGCAGGAAGTGTCGCTGTTCCTGCTCAGCGACGGGCACACCGTGCTGCCACTGTCTCCCGCGCAGGACTACAAGCGCATCGGCGACGGCGACACCGGCCCGAACACGGGCGGGATGGGCGCCTACTCGCCACTGCCGTGGCTGCCCGACACCTTCGTCGACGAGGTGATCGAGACGGTCGCGCTGCCGACCGTGCGGCAGTTGGCGGCCGAGCAGACTCCGTTCATCGGCCTGCTCTACTGCGGCCTCATCATCACCCCGAACGGTCTGCGGGTGATCGAATTCAATGCCCGCTTCGGCGATCCGGAGACCCAGGTCGTGCTGCCCCGGCTGATCACCCCGCTCAGCGGGCTGCTGCTGGCGGCGGCGACTGGCCGGTTGAGCGAACGGGAGCGTCCGGAGTTCCGACCCGAGGTCGCGGTCACCGTCGTGCTCGCCAGCGAGGGTTACCCGGAGTCTCCGATCACCGGTCGTGCGATCAGCGGCCTGGAACGACTCGAGGGTGTGACCGTCGCGCACGCGGCAACCGCCGCCACCGACGATGGCTTCATTGCCACCGGCGGACGCGTGCTCAGCGTCGTTGCACTCGCCTCCGATTTCGCCGAGGCGCGGGCACGGGTCTACCGCGAGCTCGGCAAGCTGTCGCTCGAAGGCGGCCAGTATCGCACCGACATTGCCGCGCGGGTCGCCGAATGAGCGTCGAGCTGCCGGGCTGGGAGCACCGGTATTCCGGCAAGGTCCGCGACCTGTACGCACCGGTGGACGGTTCGACCGACCGAATGCTCGTCGTCGCCTCCGACCGCGTCAGCGCCTTCGACCACGTGCTCGAGCCGGGCATCCCTGGCAAGGGAGCGCTGCTGACGAAACTCACCCTGTGGTGGTTCCAGCAGCTCCGGGACATCCCGAATCACCTGCTCGAGGGCGGCGAGGCGACCGGCGCCGCGCTCGGCGGCGGCTCGATCAATGAAAGCGGCTCCGTCGGCCTCGTCGGATCTCCCAGCGATGTCCCCGAGACGGTGGCCGACCGCGCCATGCTCGTGAAGGCGCTGGACATGTTCCCGGTCGAGTGCGTGGTGCGCGGTTACCTCTCCGGCAGCGGCTGGGTCGAGTATCAGCAGTCCCAGAGTGTCTGCGGAATCGCCCTTCCGGCCGGGCTGCAGGATGGCGACCGCCTGCCCGAGCCGATCTACACGCCCGCCTGGAAAGCGCCGATGGGCGAGCACGACGAGAACATCACCTTCGAGCGCACTGTTGAGTTAGTGGGGGCGGATGTCGCAACCTCCCTTCGTGACCTGTCGCTGGAGATCTTCAGCCGAGCCTCTGACATCGCCCTCGCCCGCGGGGTGATCCTGGCCGACACCAAGTTCGAGTTCGGCGCCGACGCCGACGGCGTGATCACCCTCGGCGACGAGGTGCTCACCTCGGACAGCAGCCGCTACTGGGACGCCGGGCTGTACGCCACCGGAGATCGCACCGCGAGCTTCGACAAGCAGATCGTCCGCGACTGGCTTTCGAACAACTGGGACCGGACCGGCACCCCGCCGACCCTGCCTCAGGAGATCGTCGAGCGCACCGCTCACCGCTACCGTGAACTGATCGACCGACTGACAGGAGTCTGACGTGCCCGAGATTCGCGAAGTATCGTACGAGCACGCCGACAGCACGATGTTGCGTGCTGCCCAGAAAGCGGAGCTGGCCGCACGCTACGGCACCCCGGACTCCGAACCCGGCGTTGCGCCCTCGGGCGCCGACATGACGGCGTTCTTCGTGGCCTACGAAGATGGCATGCCGGCCGGCTGCGGAGGCCTGCGCCAGCTCACCGACGACGAGGCCGAGATCAAGCGGATGTATGTCACCCCCGCCCACCGCGGCACCGGGATCTCGGTCGCCGTGCTCGAGGCGATCGAGGCGTTCAGCCGCGAGAGCGGTCTCAGCAAGCTGGTACTGGAGACCGGCACCCTGCAGCCGGACGCGATGCGCTTCTACGAGCGCGAGGGGTACACGCGCATCCCGAACTTCGGCGCGTACATCGGCTCCGAGCTTTCGGTCTGTTACGCCAAGAGCCTGTAGCAACAACCGGCTTCAGCGCGAGGCATCCCTCCCCCTTCCCCACCGGCGCAAACGCGCGTGTAATGGCTTCGCGCGCCCGTTTTTTCAGGCGCGGCGGGCCGGAACCCGAGCGCCGCGCTGCCAGACGCGGGAATGCCGACGTGCGCCCGGCGTTGAAGTGTGCGAGAATACTTGAACATTCAAGGAAGTGGTGAAATGAGCACAAAGGACATCCTCGCGGCTGGCACAGGCATGGGCGCGGTCACCCTCAAGGTGGCAAACCTCGACCGCATGGTCGCCTACTACCACCAGGGCGTCGGCCTCGACTTGCTCGCGCAGGAAGGCAGCAGCGCGATCCTCGGTCGTCCCGGCAACCCCGCCCTCATCCTCGAGGTCGCTCCCGAGCTCAAGCACGCCCCGGAGACTGCCGCCGGCCTGTACCACAACGCGTTCCTGTTCTCGGAGAAGTCGGATCTAGCCGCCTCCGTCTACTCGGTCGCTCGCAAGTACCCGCAGACCTTCACCGGCAGCTCCGACCACCTCGTCAGCGAGGCGTTCTACTTCAACGACCCCGAGATGAACGGCGTCGAGCTGTACTGGGACCGCCCGGCAGAGTCGTGGGAGTGGCAGAACGGGAGCGTGAAAATGGGCACGCTGTACCTCGACCCCAACCGCTTCCTGCAGGAGAACATCACCGAGCAAGGTCTCGCCGAGACCGGCGACGGCGACGCGGCCATCGGCCACGTGCACCTCAAGGTTGGCGACATCAAGACTGCCAAGGAGTTCTACGTCGACACGGTCGGCTTCGAAACCACCATCGAGTACGGCACCCAGGCGCTGTTCGTCTCAGCCGGTGGCTACCACCACCACCTCGGCATGAACACCTGGCACAGTGCCGGTGCCGGCGCGCGCACCCCCGCGCTCGGACTCGGCGAGGTGTCGATCCAGGTGCCCACCGCGGATGACCTCGGCGCGCTCGCCGAGCGGCTGACCGCCCGGAAGGTTCAGATGCGCAACACCGGCACCGAGGTCACCTTCGATGACCCGTGGGCGAACCTGGTCAAGGTCACCGCCGCGGCCTGACCAGCGCCCGGCCGGTGCGCGCGGCGAAGTCCAGCGCGTCACCGGCCTGCAGCAGGTCGAAGGCGACGCCGGATTCCTCGACGGGTTCGGCGATCCGGATCACGCTGCGACGCAGCAGGTGCACGTGCGTCGCCAGCGTTCCGCTGAGTTCCCAGCCCCGTTCGACATGAGCGGAGCCGTACTGGCGGGCCCGTGAACAGGACGCTCCGAGCCGGCAGGCGCCGCACCGGCCGCAGCTGACGGTCGCCTCCCAGGCGACGCGCATGCCGAGCTTGATCGGCAGGTTGTCGGGCGTGCGCGGCGGCCGGCCCGCCCCGAGAGCGACGACGTGACCGACCCCTTCGGAGCCGAGCACCACGGGCGTGAAGCTGCGCCGTCGGCCGACTGCGGTCTCGGCATCCTGTACCGACAGCACGGCCAGTTCGATGCGCACCAGCACGTCCCCGCGACCCAGCGTGACCAGCGGCACAGCCATGCGCTCCAGCGGTTCGCCGGCACGGCGCAGCACCATCGCCTCGGCCGGCGGTGTCAGTTCGATCGACCGCGGCGTCTTCGCCCCCTGGTGCATTCCTGCACGCTAAGCAGGTCGGGTGAACAGTCCCCCAACAGGGGGTGTCTTGCCGGAGCGGGAACGCGAGACGCCCGGCCCCACGAAGGGACCGGGCGTCTGCAGCGGTGTCGTTACTCGGCGACGCCGACGTACTCTGCGGCCTCGATCGGCGTTTCGCCGGGAGTCTCGAGGTTCACGCGCAGCTTGGCGCCGAGGGTGGCGTCGACGTTGGTCCAGTACTGGATCGCGCGCTCACGGATCTCGGGGCTCTTCACGCCACCGACCGCCCCGGTGATCGTCTCGAGGAAGCGCTCCTTGGCGGCGTCATCGAAGACATCGCGGTACAGCGTGCCCGCCTGGCCGAAGTCGTCGTCCTCGGAGTGCAGCGTGGCGGCCGCGCGCACGAGGGCGCCGTCGGACTCCCAGCTGCCAGCACCGGCGCGGGCAGCATCCGCCACCGGTCCTGCCTTCGAGTTCGGAGCGTAGACCGGCACCTCGGGGGCGTTGAAGTAGTGACGCTGCGCGCCGTCCTGCGAGTAGTTGTGCACCGGAGCGGCGTGCGGGGCGTTCACCGGGATCTGGGCGTAGTTCGTGCCCACCCGGTAGCGCTGCGCGTCGGGATAGCTGAACACGCGGGCCATCAGCATCTTGTCGGGGCTGATGTCGATGCCCGGAACCGTGTTCGCCGGCGAGAAGGCGGCCTGCTCGATCTCGGCGAAGAAGTTCTGCGGGTTGCGGTTCAGCGTGTAGGTGCCGACCTTGATCAGCGGGTAGTCCGCGTGCGGCCAGACCTTGGTGATGTCGAACGGGTTGAACCGGTAGGTCTTCGCGTCCTCGTACGGCATGATCTGCACGTTGACGTCCCACGACGGGAAGTCGCCGCGCTCGATCGCCTCGTACAGGTCGCGACGGTAGTAGTCGGCGTCCTCGCCGGCGATGCGCTCAGCCTCGGCACCGGTGATCTCGTGGTTGCCCTGGTTCGAGGTGAAGTGGTACTGCACCCAGAAGCGCTCGCCCTCGGCGTTGATCCACTGGTAGGTGTGCGAACCGAAGCCGGGCATTTCACGCCAGGAGCGCGGGATGCCGCGGTCACCCATCAGATAGGTGACCTGGTGTGCCGACTCGGGCGAGTTGGTCCAGAAGTCCCACTGCATGTCGGCGTCGCGCAGGCCCGAGCCCGGCAGGCGCTTCTGCGAGTGGATGAAGTCGGGGAACTTGATGCCGTCGCGGATGAAGAACACCGGGGTGTTGTTGCCGACGATGTCGTAGTTGCCCTCGGTTGTGTAGAACTTGATCGAGTAGCCGCGCACGTCGCGCCAGGTGTCAGGGCTGCCCTGCTCGCCGGCGACCGACGAGAACCGGATCAGGATCTCGCTCTTCGCGCCGGGCTGGAACACCGCGGCACGGGTGTACTTGGAGACGTCTTCGGTCACGACGAACTCGCCGAATGCGCCGCCGCCCTTGGCGTGCACAATGCGCTCCGGGATGCGCTCGCGGTTGAACTGGGCGAGCTTCTCGACGAGGTAGCGGTCGTGCAGCGCGGTGGCGCCGTCCGGTCCGGCAGTCAGCGAGTGCTCGTCGCTGGCGACCGGGGTTCCGGTCTGCGTGGTCGTGAAGTTAGACATGGATCTCCTTCTGGTCAGGGTGGATGGAATGAGGGGAATTGGGAGTCTCGACGGGCTCGACCAGCGAGGTGGCGGCCTGACAGTTCGGGCAGAGGCCCCAGAATGTGACCTCGGCGGCATGCACGACGAAGCCGGCGGCGTGAGACGGCGTCAGGCAGGGAGCCTCGCCGACGACGCAGTCCACGTCCTGCACGGCGTGGCAGCTCGAGCAGATCAGGTGGTGATGATTGTCATCGACCCGGCGCTCGTACAGCGCGGGGGAGCCGGCCGGCTCGATCCGGCGAACCAGTCCGGCGTCGGCGAGCGCGGCGAGCACGCCGTAGACCGCCTGTAGCGAGGTACCCGGCAGTTCGTCGTGCACGGCGGCGAACAACTGTTCGGCGGCAGCGTGCGGGGAACGCTCGAGGGCATTCATCACGGCCAGTCGACCGGCGGTGACCTTCAGCCCGTGATCACGCAGCGTTTCGCTGAGCACATCGGTTCCGGTCATGCGACCAGCATATCTGTTGTTTTGATCTACTCAAAACAAGTGGTTCCAACCAGCGTCGAGCCTGCGCAATTTGGGGTTATCCGCGCTGATAACCCCAATTCGTGCAGGCTCGCGGCCAAAGTCAGGCTCGCGGCCAGAGTCATGCTTGCGTTGTCCTATATGTGTGTTGTCTAATATCAGGGTGAGCATGAAGCACGCCATCCTCGGCCTCCTCGACCTGGCTCCGATGACCGGCTACGACCTGAAGAAGAACTTCGACGCCACCATCGCCCACTTCTGGGCCGGGGATCAGGCGCAGATCTACCGCACGCTGACCGCCCTCGTGCAGTCCGGCCTGGCGGAGGTGTCGGTCGTCGAGCAGACTGGCAAACCCAACCGCAACGTGCACCGCCTCACGGAGGCCGGCCGCGCCGAACTGGAGCGCTGGCTGCGGTCTCCCCTCGAGCAGGACAGCCCGCGGGAACCGTTCCTCGCCCGCCTGTTCTTCGCCGGCCGACTCGACGACGACGCTGTGCGGCACCTGATCGCCGAGCGCCGGGAGCGCGCGCAGGCTGAACTGCAGATTTTGACCTCGATGCGCGACCGCGAACCCGCGGCATCCGACCTCGCTCACCGCCTGCGACTCGCAACTCTCGACAACGGCATCGCCCACACGACCACCGAAATCAGTTGGCTGACCGACCTGGAGTCCACACTATGAACATGCACGTCACCGAACTCGGCGACCTTCGCGGAGAGACCGTCGTCTTCCTGCACGGCGGCAACGTCGCCAGTTGGATGTGGGGCCTGCAACTCGAGGCCGTGCCCGACTTCCACTCGATCGTGCCCGACCTGCCCGGTTTCGGCGCCTCTAACGGGGAGCCGTGGCTGTCCCTCGCCGACACCGCCGACCAGGTCGCCACCCTCATCCGCGAACGGGCGAACGGCGGCACCGCGCACGTGGTCGGGCTCTCGCTCGGCGCCATGGTCGGCACCGTGCTTGTGGCGCGGCATCCGGAGCTCGTCCTCTCGGCGATGCTCACCGGCGCCCCGCTGAACGGGGTGCACGGCTTCACCCGCTGGATGGGAATGGCGCAACTGCGATTGTGGGGCAGCCGGGGCTACTGGAAAGGGCTCGCGCGCGCGTTCCGGATGCCGGAGGACTCCGTCGACTTGTTCGTCGAGACCGGCCTCGGCATCGACATCCCGAGCGCCCGCCGCATGATGACCGAGGTCTACGACGGTCTCGGCCAGCACCTGCCCGGGTTGGTGAGCAGCACCGTGCCACTGCTGGTGCTCGCCGGCGAGAAGGAGCACGGCAGCGTCGCGGCGTCCTTCCCCGAGTTCACCTCGCGCACCGATGCCGTGACCACCCGGATCGTGCCCGGCATGCACCACGCCTGGAACGCCGAGGACCCGGAATTGTTCAACCGGATCATGCGCGAGTGGCTGATCAGTCGCACAGCGTCTGCCGAACTTCTGGCCCGGTAGACTGGCGGCATCCCCTTTCTGGCGAACCTCCGGGAGTGATTCGTGCCCACCATCGTCGTCGAAGTCATGCCCAAGGCTGAGCTTTTGGACCCGGCCGGCAAAGCCGTCGCCGGATCGCTCGCCCGGCAGGGCAAGACCCAGTTCACCGGTGTCCGCATCGGCAAGCGTTTCGAGATCACCGTCGACGGTGAGATCACGGATGCGGTGCTCGCCGAAGCCCGCGACCTGGCTGAGCACATGCTCGCCAACACGGTGATCGAAGACGTCGTGAACGTCGCAGTGCTCGACTCGACTCCGGCCGCCGCCGAGGTCACCCAGTGAGAGTCGGCGTCGTCACCTTCCCCGGCTCCCTCGACGACCGGGACGCGCAGCGCGCGGTTCGCCTCGCCGGCGCCGAGCCGGTAGCACTCTGGCACGGCGAGCATGACCTCAAGGGCGTCGACGCGATCGTGCTGCCCGGCGGCTTCAGCTACGGCGACTACCTGCGCTGCGGCGCCATCGCCGCCCGCTCGCCGATCATGGCCGAGGTCATCGACGCCGCCAATGGCGGGATGCCGGTGCTCGGCATCTGCAACGGCTTCCAGATCCTCGTCGAAGCCCACCTGCTGCCCGGCGGACTGGTGCGCAACGACCACGGCGCGTTCATCTGCCGCGACCAGAAGCTGCGGGTCGAGAACACCTCCACCGCATGGACGAACGGCTTCACCGACGGCCAGGAGATCACCATCCCGCTGAAGAACGGTGAGGGCGGTTTCATTGCGGATGCCGCAACGCTCGAGCGTCTCGAGGGCGAGGGTCTCGTCACCTTCCGTTACCTCGAGGTGAACCCGAACGGGTCGATGAACGACATCGCCGGCCTGCGGAACGAGCGCGGCAACGTGGTCGGCCTGATGCCGCACCCCGAGCACGCCGTCGAGGAAGGCTTCGGTCCGGACACCGCTGAGGCGATGGCCTCCGGCACCGACGGATTGACCTTCTTCACCAGCGTTCTGCAGGCGCAACTGGCGTCGGTCTAGAGCCTCTCGAAACGCTTCCTGTTCGGGCGTAGCGTTGCTGCCACGCAACCGATCGAACAAGGAGTCTTCAATGGCCGAGCTCTCTCCGATCCAGCCGTGCCTGTGGTTTGACAACCAGGCGCGCGAGGCGATGACGTACTACGTCGACGTCTTCCCGAACTCCCGGATCATCAGCATCGACGAGTACCCCGACGAGTCGCTCGACGAACACTTCGTCGGGATGTCCGGCAAGGTGATCAATGGACAGTTCACACTGAACGGCGTGGACTTCGTCTGCCTCGACGGCGGGCCGCTCTTCACCTTCAACGAGGCGATCTCGTTCATCGTCTCCTGCAAGGACCAGGAGGAGATCGACTACTACTGGTCAAAACTCTCGCACGTGGCCGAGTCCGAGCAGTGCGGCTGGTGCAAAGACCGGTTCGGGCTGAGCTGGCAGATCATCCCGGCGAACATGGGCGAACTCACCCGCACTCCCGCGCAGGTTCAGGTGATGATGGCGCAGAAGAAGATCGTCATCGCCGAGTTGGAGAACGCCTGAGCGGCCTCAGCGGGCGGCGGTGAAGAACTCCACCGCCGACTGGCGGAACACCCGCGACCCGGGCGCGTTGAAGTGATGCCGGTCGGGTAGTTCCACGAAGGTGCTGTTGGGCGTGGCATCCGCAAGCTTTCGCGATTGCTCAAGGATGGCGTCCTCGCTGCCGGTCGCGAACAGGATCTGCTGCTTGGGCGGGTTCGCCGGATCCGGGTCGGAGTCGGCGTAGCGCATGCCCTCGGCGAGCGCGAGGAGTGCCAGCAGGTCGTTGCCGGCGACGCGCTCGGCGACCGTGCAATAGTTCTGCGTCACCCGATCCTCAACCGGGATGCCGTGCTCCGCGTAGGCACGCGCCTCATCGAGCTTCAACCGGGCCAGCGGGCGACCATCGGGAATACCGCCGAGCACGGCAAGGTCGATGTGCTGAGGAACGAGCGCGGCCAGCTGCCAACCGATACGTGCGCCGAGCGAGTATCCCGCGTAGTGCACGGTGTCGAAAAGGTAGGTGTCCAGCACGGTGACCAGGTCTTCGATGAGGGCGTCCATGCCGTAGGCCCTGGCCTGGTGCGGCTTGTCGCTGACTCCATGGCCGCGCTGGTCGACGCCGAGCACCCGGAACCCGGCGCGCGTTAGGTCGCGCACCCAGCCTGTGTTCACCCAGTTGTCGCGGGTGCTCGAGGCGAACCCGTGCACGCACATCACCACCGGGGCATCCTCGTCCCCCCACAGGTAGGTCGCGATCCGGCGGCCGTCGGACGCCATCACGTACTGCGGCGTCGGCATCTCGGTCAAGGCGGGGATCGCAGCGCTCATGTCAGCCATTCTCCCGGGTGGACGGCTCTGGTCCGCGTTTGTGCCCGTGTGGAACCAGTGTGCCCGTTCGAGCGGGCACCCTCGTCCCGAACAGGCACACTCGCCACCGCGGGCTCAGCGGGTGGCATCCGCGTTCACGATCGGGATCGACTGGGTGAACTCGTGCGCCCGCTCCTCCGCCTCGGGGCTGCCGCTGAAGAGGCCCGGACGTTCCGCGATCGGAGCCGGCGAGACATCCGCCGTCCGCGCTTCACGGACCACCTCGAAGCGCTGCCTCGGCAGGCTCTCGTCGGCTTCGACGCGCACGAACTCGACCAGTTCCTCGCGCACGATGCAGCGCAGGTCGAAGAGCCTTCCGGCGTCCGAGGCCGACACCAGCACCCGAATGCGAATCAACCCACCGATCGCATCGGTGACCTGCAGCACCGCGGTGCGGCCATCCCACAGGTCGGTGCCGGTGAGCACGATATCCAGCTGGTCGCGCAACCGCTGCACCGGCACCTGCCAGTCCAGGTCCAGCTCGACCGAGCCGATCAGGTCACTGGTGCTCCGCGTCCAGTTCTCGAACGGGGTGGTCGTGAAATAGGTGGAGGGCAGCACCAGCCGCCGGTCGTCCCAGATCTTCACGACGACGTAGGTGAGGGTCATCTCCTCGATCCGGCCCCATTGGCCCTCGGCGATCACGACGTCGTCGACCCGCAGCGCATCGCTGAACGCGAGTTGCACGCCGGCGAACACGTTGCCGAGCGTCGACTGGGCGGCGAGGCCGGCGATGATACTGATCACGCCGGCCGAGGCGAGGATGCTCGCGCCGACCGTGCGCACTCCGGGGAAGGTGAGCAACACCGCGGCAAGCGCGATGACCACGATGAGCGCGACCCCGAGCCGCCGCACAATGGTGAGCTGGGTGTGCACCCGCCGGGCAACCCGGTTGTCGGCGACATCGATGCGGTACCGCGTCATCGCCTGGCCGATCACGAACGACAGCAGCGCCGAGAGCAGCCATGCGCTGATGATGATCACCAGGATGCTCAGAACCTGCGCGACCACCGCGCGCAGTGCCTCACCCGGCAGCGACAGGGCAAGCGCAGGCCACAGGGCGATCGTGACGATCAGCAGCCGGAACGGCAACCTGGCCTTCTCCATCAACGGTTTCGGCCATTCCTTGTGCCGGGCGAACGTCCTCATCAGGATCGCAGTGATCACGATGACGACGATCGCCGCCACCAGCGCGATCCCTATTGCAACGAGCACTCCCGGCCACGATCGCCATTCGAACATTCGGATGCCTCCCCCTGACTGGTCTCAGACACGTCCTTTCCACACTGACATGACGGTCTGGACTGTGCACGGATCCGGACACAGGCTGCGCCGGTAGACTGAGGCGGCCCGGCATCCGTTCCCTCCAGGAGAGTCCGCCCACGTGAGCACGCCCGTTGACACTGTCGCCCATGCCGCTGCAACCCCTGAGAAGGAGCAGCCGTACGCGGCGCTCGGGTTGAAGCCTGACGAGTATGACCGGATCCGCGAGATCCTCGGCCGCCGCCCCACCTCGGGCGAACTGGCGATGTACTCGGTGATGTGGAGCGAACACTGCTCCTACAAGAGCTCGAAGAAGTACCTGCGCCAGTTCGGGCAGAAGGTCAGCCCGGCGATGAAGAAGAACCTCATGGTCGGCATGGGCGAGAACGCCGGCGTCGTGGATGTCGGTGAGGGCTGGGCCGTCACCTTCAAGATCGAGAGCCACAACCACCCCAGCTACATCGAGCCGTTCCAGGGCGCCGCGACCGGCGTCGGCGGCATCGTCCGCGACATCATCTCGATGGGTGCCCGCCCGGTCGCCGTGATGGACGCGCTGCGCTTCGGCGCCATCGACCACCCTGACACCGCCCGCGTCGCGCACGGCGTGGTCTCGGGCATCAGCTTCTACGGCAACTGCCTCGGCCTGCCGAACATCGGCGGCGAGACCTACTTCGACCCGATCTACCAGGGCAACCCGCTGGTCAACGCGCTCGCCGTCGGCGTACTGCGGCACGAAGACCTGCACCTGGCCAACGCCCGCGGTGTGGGTAACAAGGTTGTGCTGTTCGGCGCCCGCACCGGCGGAGACGGCATCGGCGGAGCCTCCATCCTCGCCTCCGACACCTTCGCCGATGGCGGACCGACCAAGCGCCCCGCGGTGCAGGTCGGCGACCCCTTCGCCGAGAAGGTGCTCATCGAGTGCTGCCTGGAACTGTTCCAGCAGGAGCTGGTCGAGGGCATCCAGGACCTCGGCGCCGCCGGCATCAGCTGCGCGACATCCGAACTCGCCTCCAACGGCGACGGCGGCATGTTCATCGAGCTGGAGAAGGTGCTGCTGCGCGACCCGTCGCTCACCGCCGAGGAGATCCTGATGTCGGAGAGCCAGGAGCGGATGATGGCCATCGTCCGCCCCGAGAAGCTCGACGCCTTCCTCGCCGTGGTCAAGAAGTGGGATGTCGAGACCAGCGTCCTCGGCGAGGTCACCGACACCGGCCGACTGATCATCAACTGGCACGGCGAAGAGATTGTCAACGTCGAGCCGCGCACCGTCGCCGTCGACGGCCCGGTCTACGACCGCCCGGTCGTCTACCCGAAGTGGATCGACGCGCTGCGCGAGGACTCGGCATCCACTCTCCCGCGCCCGACTGACGCCGACGAGCTCAAGGAGCAGGCGCTGCGCC
The Diaminobutyricimonas sp. LJ205 genome window above contains:
- a CDS encoding alpha/beta fold hydrolase gives rise to the protein MHVTELGDLRGETVVFLHGGNVASWMWGLQLEAVPDFHSIVPDLPGFGASNGEPWLSLADTADQVATLIRERANGGTAHVVGLSLGAMVGTVLVARHPELVLSAMLTGAPLNGVHGFTRWMGMAQLRLWGSRGYWKGLARAFRMPEDSVDLFVETGLGIDIPSARRMMTEVYDGLGQHLPGLVSSTVPLLVLAGEKEHGSVAASFPEFTSRTDAVTTRIVPGMHHAWNAEDPELFNRIMREWLISRTASAELLAR
- the purS gene encoding phosphoribosylformylglycinamidine synthase subunit PurS — protein: MPTIVVEVMPKAELLDPAGKAVAGSLARQGKTQFTGVRIGKRFEITVDGEITDAVLAEARDLAEHMLANTVIEDVVNVAVLDSTPAAAEVTQ
- the purQ gene encoding phosphoribosylformylglycinamidine synthase subunit PurQ, with product MRVGVVTFPGSLDDRDAQRAVRLAGAEPVALWHGEHDLKGVDAIVLPGGFSYGDYLRCGAIAARSPIMAEVIDAANGGMPVLGICNGFQILVEAHLLPGGLVRNDHGAFICRDQKLRVENTSTAWTNGFTDGQEITIPLKNGEGGFIADAATLERLEGEGLVTFRYLEVNPNGSMNDIAGLRNERGNVVGLMPHPEHAVEEGFGPDTAEAMASGTDGLTFFTSVLQAQLASV
- a CDS encoding VOC family protein, which codes for MAELSPIQPCLWFDNQAREAMTYYVDVFPNSRIISIDEYPDESLDEHFVGMSGKVINGQFTLNGVDFVCLDGGPLFTFNEAISFIVSCKDQEEIDYYWSKLSHVAESEQCGWCKDRFGLSWQIIPANMGELTRTPAQVQVMMAQKKIVIAELENA
- a CDS encoding alpha/beta fold hydrolase yields the protein MSAAIPALTEMPTPQYVMASDGRRIATYLWGDEDAPVVMCVHGFASSTRDNWVNTGWVRDLTRAGFRVLGVDQRGHGVSDKPHQARAYGMDALIEDLVTVLDTYLFDTVHYAGYSLGARIGWQLAALVPQHIDLAVLGGIPDGRPLARLKLDEARAYAEHGIPVEDRVTQNYCTVAERVAGNDLLALLALAEGMRYADSDPDPANPPKQQILFATGSEDAILEQSRKLADATPNSTFVELPDRHHFNAPGSRVFRQSAVEFFTAAR
- a CDS encoding mechanosensitive ion channel family protein: MFEWRSWPGVLVAIGIALVAAIVVIVITAILMRTFARHKEWPKPLMEKARLPFRLLIVTIALWPALALSLPGEALRAVVAQVLSILVIIISAWLLSALLSFVIGQAMTRYRIDVADNRVARRVHTQLTIVRRLGVALIVVIALAAVLLTFPGVRTVGASILASAGVISIIAGLAAQSTLGNVFAGVQLAFSDALRVDDVVIAEGQWGRIEEMTLTYVVVKIWDDRRLVLPSTYFTTTPFENWTRSTSDLIGSVELDLDWQVPVQRLRDQLDIVLTGTDLWDGRTAVLQVTDAIGGLIRIRVLVSASDAGRLFDLRCIVREELVEFVRVEADESLPRQRFEVVREARTADVSPAPIAERPGLFSGSPEAEERAHEFTQSIPIVNADATR
- the purL gene encoding phosphoribosylformylglycinamidine synthase subunit PurL, yielding MSTPVDTVAHAAATPEKEQPYAALGLKPDEYDRIREILGRRPTSGELAMYSVMWSEHCSYKSSKKYLRQFGQKVSPAMKKNLMVGMGENAGVVDVGEGWAVTFKIESHNHPSYIEPFQGAATGVGGIVRDIISMGARPVAVMDALRFGAIDHPDTARVAHGVVSGISFYGNCLGLPNIGGETYFDPIYQGNPLVNALAVGVLRHEDLHLANARGVGNKVVLFGARTGGDGIGGASILASDTFADGGPTKRPAVQVGDPFAEKVLIECCLELFQQELVEGIQDLGAAGISCATSELASNGDGGMFIELEKVLLRDPSLTAEEILMSESQERMMAIVRPEKLDAFLAVVKKWDVETSVLGEVTDTGRLIINWHGEEIVNVEPRTVAVDGPVYDRPVVYPKWIDALREDSASTLPRPTDADELKEQALRLLGSPNLADKSWVTNQYDKYVLGNTALSFPDDGGMVRIDEESGLGFAVATDANGRYCQLDPRLGAQLALAEAYRNVAVTGATPVAVSDCLNFGSPENPEVMWQFSEAVAGLADGCLELEIPVTGGNVSFYNQTGDVPIFPTPVVGVLGVIDDVARRIPSGWQDEGDNIYLLGTTSLELDGSAWAGVIHDHLGGRPPAVNLEREKALAQLIAAGGQESLIGSAHDLADGGLAQALAESVMRFGVGARVWLTEIMERDGVDAATALFSESTGRVIVSVPREDDVKFRGLCEGRGYPVLRIGVTDAANPALEVQDLFTLSVDELRATHRAPLVEAFGAVVGA